Proteins found in one Serratia plymuthica genomic segment:
- a CDS encoding capsule assembly Wzi family protein yields the protein MRAKLNGLVAAGLFTCALTGHAAGLVTPDNDLRNDLAWLSDRGVINVSLSTWPLSQEEISSVISQAKPVTGTEKSVIDRVQRRVDALKANIRVSGYASTDKPGTPQGFGQNEYADDRLTIGAGANGEFWDVRVQGSVEGDQRVSDGSKFNLNGSYGAVKIWNQWLSFGEVSQWWGPGYDGSLIRSDAARPVAGFMLQRADQSPFETPWLSWIGRWQYQLTAGQLSQYSSVPDTKLIGGRFTMMPTDFLELGASRIMEWGGSGRPQSWSSFWNAFAGKDNDDSGKGNDPGNQLAGFDFKLKMQPLIGLPVSLYGQLVGEDEAGMLPSQNTYLLGLEGHPEWGTTTVNWSIEGADTRADMSRKNYVYNHYIYKGGYYQQGYPLGHAMGGDGQMLSGRVELVLDDSQRWSTRLVYAKVNPNSQSINQAFPKSDTLKGIQLGWGYTLDSQVKFDTSLWYTDNNASTADDVGAGISFEVPINL from the coding sequence ATGCGCGCTAAACTTAACGGACTGGTCGCGGCGGGCCTGTTTACCTGTGCATTAACCGGTCACGCCGCCGGCCTGGTCACTCCTGATAACGATCTGCGTAACGATCTTGCCTGGTTGTCAGACCGCGGCGTGATTAACGTCAGCTTGTCCACCTGGCCGCTGAGCCAGGAAGAAATCAGCTCGGTTATTTCACAAGCCAAACCGGTAACCGGTACCGAGAAAAGCGTCATTGACCGCGTTCAGCGCCGTGTCGATGCCCTGAAAGCCAATATCCGCGTCAGCGGCTACGCCTCTACCGACAAACCCGGTACCCCGCAGGGCTTCGGTCAGAATGAATATGCTGATGACCGCCTGACTATCGGCGCTGGTGCCAACGGCGAATTCTGGGACGTGCGCGTCCAGGGTTCTGTCGAAGGCGATCAACGCGTCAGCGACGGCTCAAAGTTCAACCTCAATGGCTCCTACGGCGCAGTAAAAATCTGGAACCAATGGCTGTCATTCGGTGAAGTCTCCCAATGGTGGGGCCCAGGTTACGACGGCAGCCTGATTCGCTCCGACGCCGCACGCCCGGTGGCCGGTTTTATGCTGCAACGCGCCGACCAGTCTCCGTTTGAAACGCCTTGGTTGTCCTGGATTGGCCGCTGGCAGTACCAGCTGACCGCCGGTCAGCTGTCGCAATACTCTTCCGTCCCTGATACCAAGCTGATTGGCGGTCGTTTCACCATGATGCCGACCGACTTCCTGGAGCTCGGCGCCTCACGCATTATGGAATGGGGCGGCAGCGGTCGACCTCAGTCCTGGAGTTCATTCTGGAACGCATTTGCCGGTAAGGATAACGATGACTCTGGCAAAGGCAACGATCCGGGCAACCAGCTTGCCGGCTTCGACTTCAAGCTGAAAATGCAGCCGTTAATTGGCTTGCCGGTAAGTTTGTACGGTCAGTTGGTGGGTGAAGATGAAGCGGGTATGTTGCCTTCACAAAACACCTATTTGCTGGGGCTGGAAGGCCACCCGGAATGGGGTACGACCACCGTCAACTGGTCTATCGAAGGGGCTGATACCCGTGCCGATATGAGCCGCAAAAACTATGTGTACAACCATTACATTTACAAGGGCGGCTATTATCAGCAGGGTTACCCGCTGGGCCACGCCATGGGCGGCGACGGCCAAATGCTGTCCGGGCGCGTAGAGTTGGTGCTGGATGACAGCCAGCGCTGGAGCACCCGTTTGGTGTATGCCAAAGTGAACCCGAACAGCCAGTCCATCAACCAGGCGTTCCCGAAATCTGACACACTGAAAGGCATTCAGCTCGGCTGGGGTTACACCCTGGATTCCCAGGTCAAGTTTGATACCAGCCTGTGGTATACCGACAACAATGCCAGCACCGCCGATGACGTGGGCGCAGGCATCAGTTTCGAAGTGCCGATCAATCTGTAA
- the psiE gene encoding phosphate-starvation-inducible protein PsiE, with protein MAKTSRSIMIAKGLQRVLNIGLLLLAAILVVFLVKETIHLAKVLFVNSEESSSYLLIEGIVIYFLYFEFIALIVKYFESGYHFPLRYFIYIGITAIIRLIIVDHKNPFDTLIYAGAILLLVVTLYLANTDRLKRE; from the coding sequence ATGGCGAAAACATCGCGTTCGATAATGATTGCGAAGGGGTTGCAGCGGGTACTGAACATCGGGCTGCTGCTGCTGGCGGCGATCCTGGTCGTTTTTTTGGTGAAAGAAACCATTCACCTGGCGAAAGTATTGTTTGTAAACAGTGAGGAATCATCGTCTTATCTGTTGATTGAAGGCATCGTGATTTACTTCCTGTATTTTGAGTTCATCGCCTTGATCGTCAAGTATTTTGAATCGGGATATCATTTTCCGCTGCGCTATTTCATCTATATCGGCATTACCGCGATTATTCGTTTGATCATAGTGGATCATAAAAACCCATTCGATACCTTGATTTATGCCGGGGCGATATTGCTGTTGGTCGTGACTCTCTATCTCGCCAATACCGACCGCTTAAAGCGCGAATAA